Proteins from one Microbacterium proteolyticum genomic window:
- a CDS encoding transposase produces MSDAATLLDEVAAELLALPPARFTAARNGRAEEIGGAVGRRIAKLRKPTLAAWAVNLLSRDGQLAEAVDLAQALREAQDDADAAEMTRLGRQRRQLVAALARRAADLAAEAGTPLSAPMRDAVEKTVNAAIIDPHAAAMILTGRLVASVDLADDTDPSAAVAGSVPDGAAVVETPARDDLAQRRARKAAERAVREAERARSDADRALAGATARETAAREKADRIRERLEGLRAEIARVEQDADAARAALDAAEEEATAARETASTRARDLDHARSVVEGMP; encoded by the coding sequence ATGAGTGACGCGGCGACCCTCCTCGACGAGGTCGCGGCCGAGTTGCTCGCCCTTCCGCCCGCGCGATTCACCGCGGCGCGCAACGGTCGCGCCGAGGAGATCGGCGGCGCGGTGGGGCGCCGCATCGCGAAGTTGCGCAAGCCGACCCTGGCCGCGTGGGCGGTCAATCTGCTCTCCCGCGACGGCCAGCTCGCCGAGGCCGTCGATCTGGCGCAGGCGCTCCGCGAAGCGCAGGATGACGCGGATGCCGCGGAGATGACCCGTCTCGGTCGGCAACGTCGTCAGCTGGTCGCCGCCCTCGCCCGGCGGGCGGCCGATCTCGCGGCCGAAGCGGGAACACCCCTGAGCGCTCCGATGCGGGACGCCGTGGAGAAGACCGTCAACGCGGCCATCATCGACCCGCACGCGGCGGCGATGATCCTGACCGGGCGGCTGGTGGCATCCGTCGATCTGGCCGACGACACCGACCCGAGCGCCGCGGTGGCCGGTTCGGTGCCGGACGGCGCGGCCGTCGTCGAGACGCCCGCGCGGGACGACCTGGCGCAGCGCCGGGCTCGGAAGGCTGCGGAGCGCGCGGTGCGCGAGGCGGAGCGGGCTCGCTCGGACGCCGACCGCGCGCTCGCCGGGGCGACGGCGCGGGAGACCGCCGCCCGGGAGAAGGCCGACCGGATCCGCGAACGGCTCGAGGGCCTCCGCGCCGAGATCGCGCGGGTCGAGCAGGACGCGGACGCCGCCCGCGCGGCGCTCGATGCGGCCGAGGAGGAGGCGACGGCGGCGCGCGAGACGGCGAGCACCCGGGCGCGAGACCTCGACCACGCGCGCTCCGTGGTGGAGGGGATGCCGTGA
- a CDS encoding glutaminase, whose protein sequence is MSAVDDLLAAARERLADAPRERIGELQEGRRLLGIPRAPRIVDRGRAWHLGVLLLTDGGVLATGDIVRSRAEVRRGFAAESQRRRAELSAAAHRGGVPEGETVHIGWRALDPAALDARTAPLALRDGALSVRWSAQGGYLPLARYLDERIDLLVHPPERA, encoded by the coding sequence GTGAGCGCGGTCGACGACCTCCTCGCCGCGGCGCGCGAACGGCTCGCCGACGCCCCCCGCGAGCGGATCGGCGAACTCCAGGAGGGACGGCGGCTGCTCGGCATCCCGCGCGCTCCCCGCATCGTGGACCGGGGCCGAGCCTGGCATCTGGGCGTGCTGCTGCTCACCGACGGCGGCGTCCTCGCGACCGGTGACATCGTGCGCTCGCGCGCCGAGGTGCGCCGGGGCTTCGCCGCCGAGTCGCAGCGCCGTCGGGCCGAGCTGTCCGCCGCCGCGCATCGCGGGGGAGTGCCCGAGGGGGAGACGGTGCACATCGGCTGGCGGGCACTCGATCCGGCCGCGCTCGACGCCCGGACGGCGCCGCTCGCGTTGCGCGACGGCGCGCTCTCCGTGCGATGGAGCGCGCAGGGCGGGTACCTGCCGCTCGCACGGTATCTGGACGAGCGGATCGACCTGCTCGTCCACCCTCCGGAGCGTGCATAG
- the glgX gene encoding glycogen debranching protein GlgX, protein MSDVQQVWPGSSYPLGATYDGNGTNFALFSENAEKVELCLFDADGTETCVELVDVDAFVWHAYLPNIQPGQRYGYRVHGEYDPASGKRFNPSKLLLDPYAKAVEGQIDWGQPVFSYEFGDPDSFNDDDSAPHMMKGVVINPFFDWAGDRQPKIPYAESFIYEAHVKGLTQLHPDVPEELRGTYAGIAHPAVIDHLRKLGVTAIELMPVHQFVNDSTLEEKGLSNYWGYNTIAFLAPQNTYSSTGDHGQQVQEFKAMVKALHAAGIEVILDVVYNHTAEGNHMGPTLSMRGIDNEAYYRLEDDDKRYYTDYTGTGNSMNVGNPHTLQLIMDSLRYWVLEMHVDGFRFDLASTLAREFYEVDRLAAFFELVQQDPIVSQVKLIAEPWDVGPGGYQVGNFPPQWTEWNGKYRDTVRDFWRGEPQALGEFASRLTGSADLYEHSGRRPVASINFVTAHDGFTLRDLVSYNEKHNEANGEDNNDGESHNRSNNLGVEGPTDDPEVRKRRAQQQRNFIATLLLSQGVPMLLHGDELGRTQGGNNNGYAQDNEITWVDWSSVDHPLIEFTAALARLRKEHPTFRRSRFFDGRPVKMEEGDNIPDVVWLRPDGSLMQPEDWDSGFGRAVGVFLNGQGIRERDRRGETISDDHFLVLFNAGDDAVDFHVPDIQYSPEWDVYVDTAGERANTEPIAPGEALKLEPKSLIVLREHHLPEPEIDHTVAASLTAQIAVTATDDLPGQAPKPEL, encoded by the coding sequence GTGAGCGACGTGCAGCAGGTATGGCCAGGATCCAGTTATCCCCTCGGGGCCACTTACGACGGTAATGGGACGAACTTCGCCCTGTTCAGCGAGAACGCGGAGAAAGTCGAGCTGTGCCTCTTCGACGCCGACGGCACGGAGACGTGCGTCGAGCTCGTCGACGTCGACGCGTTCGTCTGGCACGCGTACCTCCCGAACATCCAGCCGGGCCAGCGGTACGGCTACCGCGTGCACGGCGAGTACGACCCCGCCAGCGGCAAGCGGTTCAACCCGAGCAAACTTCTGCTCGACCCGTACGCCAAGGCCGTCGAGGGCCAGATCGACTGGGGGCAGCCCGTCTTCAGCTACGAGTTCGGCGACCCCGACTCGTTCAACGACGACGACTCGGCCCCGCACATGATGAAGGGCGTGGTCATCAACCCGTTCTTCGACTGGGCGGGTGACCGTCAGCCCAAGATCCCCTACGCCGAGAGCTTCATCTACGAGGCGCACGTCAAGGGCCTCACCCAGCTGCACCCCGACGTTCCGGAGGAGTTGCGCGGCACGTACGCCGGCATCGCGCACCCGGCCGTCATCGATCACCTGCGCAAGCTCGGCGTCACCGCGATCGAGCTCATGCCCGTGCACCAGTTCGTCAACGACTCCACGCTCGAGGAGAAGGGGCTGTCGAACTACTGGGGCTACAACACCATCGCGTTCCTCGCGCCCCAGAACACCTACTCCTCCACCGGCGACCACGGTCAGCAGGTGCAGGAGTTCAAGGCCATGGTCAAGGCGCTGCATGCCGCCGGCATCGAGGTCATCCTCGACGTGGTCTACAACCACACCGCCGAGGGCAACCACATGGGTCCGACCCTCTCGATGCGGGGCATCGACAACGAGGCTTACTACCGCCTCGAAGACGACGACAAGCGCTACTACACCGACTACACCGGCACCGGCAACAGCATGAACGTGGGCAACCCCCACACGCTGCAGCTCATCATGGACTCGCTGCGGTACTGGGTGCTGGAGATGCACGTCGACGGATTCCGCTTCGACCTGGCATCCACCCTGGCCCGGGAGTTCTACGAGGTCGACCGCCTCGCGGCCTTCTTCGAACTCGTCCAGCAGGATCCGATCGTCTCGCAGGTCAAGCTCATCGCCGAACCGTGGGACGTCGGCCCCGGCGGATACCAGGTCGGCAACTTCCCGCCGCAGTGGACGGAGTGGAACGGCAAGTACCGCGACACCGTCCGCGACTTCTGGCGCGGTGAGCCCCAGGCCCTCGGCGAGTTCGCCTCCCGTCTCACCGGCTCGGCCGACCTCTACGAGCACTCCGGGCGCCGGCCCGTGGCATCCATCAACTTCGTCACCGCGCACGACGGGTTCACGCTCCGCGACCTCGTCTCGTACAACGAGAAGCACAACGAGGCCAACGGCGAGGACAACAACGACGGCGAATCGCACAACCGCTCCAACAACCTGGGGGTGGAGGGGCCGACCGACGACCCCGAGGTGCGCAAGCGCCGCGCGCAGCAGCAGCGCAACTTCATCGCGACGCTGCTGCTCAGCCAGGGCGTGCCGATGCTGCTCCACGGCGACGAGCTGGGCCGCACCCAGGGCGGCAACAACAACGGCTACGCGCAGGACAACGAGATCACGTGGGTGGACTGGTCCAGCGTCGACCACCCGCTCATCGAGTTCACCGCGGCCCTCGCGCGCCTCCGCAAGGAGCACCCCACCTTCCGCCGCAGCCGGTTCTTCGACGGGCGCCCGGTGAAGATGGAGGAGGGCGACAACATCCCCGACGTGGTGTGGCTGCGCCCCGACGGCTCGCTCATGCAGCCCGAGGACTGGGATTCCGGCTTCGGCCGCGCGGTGGGCGTGTTCCTCAACGGGCAGGGCATCCGCGAGCGCGATCGCCGCGGCGAGACCATCAGCGACGACCACTTCCTCGTGCTGTTCAACGCCGGCGACGACGCCGTCGACTTCCACGTGCCCGACATCCAGTACTCGCCCGAGTGGGACGTGTACGTCGACACGGCGGGCGAGCGCGCCAACACCGAGCCGATCGCGCCCGGGGAGGCGCTGAAACTCGAGCCGAAGTCGCTCATCGTGCTGCGCGAGCACCACCTGCCCGAGCCCGAGATCGACCACACCGTGGCCGCGTCGCTCACCGCGCAGATCGCCGTCACCGCCACCGACGACCTGCCCGGGCAGGCCCCCAAACCGGAGCTCTGA